A region of Liolophura sinensis isolate JHLJ2023 chromosome 8, CUHK_Ljap_v2, whole genome shotgun sequence DNA encodes the following proteins:
- the LOC135473336 gene encoding protocadherin gamma-A11-like translates to MIGSPIGNVARDASLSAQQQQHGALKFNLLPHGYVHTNLFSVEENTSELKTTAEIDREELCGITVPCVLDIVVGVLSKTGSFFQIVPVQISVRDINDNPPSFPQPVLKVLIPESALSGMYYNVPTAIDLDIGNNSIQRYELQSETNLFSLHTSRNSDQTIDIAIVLNGTLDRETSAYYQLHILAMDGGSPAKTGIATINVTVTDVNDHKPLFNKTLYTASHSENTTVGETLLQVKATDLDFASNGYVTYYFGLHTNKDTLNILAINATSGEIKLKGSLDYETKKQYQFVVGATDHGSQPQTTQTAVVINVEDVNDNVPSLHFNLLSGGNFSILSEDSGPGSFISHLSVADGDFGANGKVNCEMLSPGFELHRLLANEYKVLLNQKLDREVQVEYKVLIRCSDEGEPQMQGTGEVMVKVSDVNDNAPVFEPAEYSMEMYENNEGGEFIVQVSATDADIGDNSKISYSLGSHLENFVIDSSSGTITAKAALDREKSPVIELLVVATDLGKPAMSSTATVHVHLLDLNDMAPTFQEMSYQLFAMEEEQPGTSVGRIFAEDKDAGRNGKVQYSLLKHPNNDVPFRLNSVTGVLETERKLDRETRSLYTFVVAATDDGENQQLYSMTNVTVHVLDANDNFPEFYYPTETNNSKTIYHTDYVGTLITIISAHDKDRGENATITFKIVSGNPKNLFQIHQTTGEIFVVNDMSEQDIKKHVLSISASDQGTPPKEQLTKFIIDVELGNESLPLSTASTEDEPMFDNLIIGVTIAITTVLLVLIITVIIILVKRQAKRHPAYPRAESQHMMAYGDNGFGVTNPPQPISTTVPMPLPGDVSRQVNYSLVNETHNSVPSNTCSTFKGENSIPSLGQSSIQIPRACSSMLTVNGQSPGRVETVLTGTSGPSLSYATAGSSPHRSSLRSSNHSMHRWSDDLQPNPYPGKQAVDVNRYEDHSDLSGDITNSDSGRGGSEEELPAPTKPDLPLHAEAAGFPKVHQKPKKRVQLIDPAFTEEPNSHQRVNKWMAEHDPRSAYYQINVDSYGNYPFPCDSAHVVPSSGAVSPLELKEYSNYMPPSILKSSPRHKSNMRTFTGGRQDDCHLSSHSALPPDTIAIKTNAYSPHDCYRVGGMYSRPRSVLDDDSDIVTDSVRDDDDGDTTTSGSYVIDADELCREINELFFSDIPQSIDI, encoded by the exons ATGATTGGATCTCCGATTGGGAATGTGGCCAGGGATGCTTCGCTCAGTgcccaacaacaacagcatggaGCTTTGAAGTTTAACCTCTTACCCCACGGATATGTCCACACCAACTTGTTCAGTGTTGAGGAAAATACCAGTGAACTGAAGACCACCGCTGAGATAGATCGTGAAGAATTGTGTGGAATTACCGTTCCTTGTGTCTTGGATATCGTTGTGGGAGTGCTTTCGAAAACTGGAAGCTTTTTCCAGATTGTTCCAGTGCAAATCAGTGTTAGAGATATCAATGATAACCCCCCAAGTTTTCCACAACCTGTTCTCAAAGTTTTGATTCCGGAATCTGCATTATCTGGAATGTACTACAACGTGCCTACAGCAATAGACTTGGACATAGGAAACAACTCAATTCAGAGATATGAGCTTCAGTCAGAAACCAATCTGTTCAGTCTCCACACAAGCAGAAACTCCGACCAGACAATTGATATAGCAATAGTGCTGAATGGGACTTTGGATAGAGAAACTTCAGCCTACTACCAACTCCATATTTTGGCAATGGACGGAGGATCTCCAGCTAAAACAGGCATAGCAACCATCAACGTCACAGTGACTGATGTGAATGACCATAAACCGCTTTTTAACAAAACCCTGTACACAGCGTCCCATTCAGAGAACACCACAGTTGGTGAGACACTTCTTCAAGTAAAAGCCACTGATTTGGATTTTGCTTCTAACGGATATGTTACCTACTACTTTGGACTTCATACAAACAAAGACACACTTAATATCTTAGCAATCAATGCAACGAGTGGTGAAATCAAGCTGAAAGGCAGTCTGGATTACGAAACAAAGAAGCAATACCAATTTGTTGTGGGAGCCACCGATCATGGCAGTCAACCTCAAACCACTCAGACGGCTGTGGTTATCAATGTAGAAGATGTCAACGACAATGTGCCTTCCCTACACTTTAACCTCTTGTCTGGTGGTAACTTTTCAATTCTTTCTGAGGATTCTGGGCCGGGAAGCTTTATTTCCCATTTATCCGTTGCCGACGGAGACTTTGGTGCAAACGGCAAAGTTAACTGTGAGATGCTCAGTCCAGGATTTGAGCTCCATAGACTCTTGGCTAATGAGTACAAAGTTTTACTAAACCAGAAACTGGACAGAGAAGTTCAGGTGGAGTACAAGGTGTTGATTCGTTGTTCCGATGAGGGTGAGCCGCAGATGCAGGGTACTGGAGAGGTGATGGTTAAAGTGTCCGATGTCAATGACAATGCTCCAGTGTTTGAACCTGCAGAATACAGTATGGAGATGTATGAAAACAACGAGGGAGGCGAATTCATAGTCCAAGTCTCTGCCACAGATGCAGACATAGGAGACAACAGCAAAATATCCTACAGCCTTGGTTCTCATTTGGAGAACTTCGTTATTGACAGCAGCTCTGGAACCATCACAGCTAAGGCTGCGTTGGACAGAGAGAAATCTCCAGTTATTGAGTTACTTGTCGTTGCCACCGATCTTGGAAAACCAGCCATGTCTTCAACAGCAACtgtacatgttcacttactagaTCTCAATGACATGGCACCAACTTTCCAGGAAATGTCTTACCAACTGTTTGCCATGGAGGAAGAGCAGCCAGGGACATCAGTGGGACGAATTTTTGCTGAAGACAAGGATGCTGGCAGGAATGGGAAAGTCCAATATTCCTTGTTAAAACACCCAAACAATGATGTTCCATTTCGTCTAAATTCCGTGACCGGAGTTCTCGAGACAGAGAGGAAATTAGACAGAGAAACCAGgagtttgtacacatttgttgtGGCTGCCACTGATGATGGGGAGAATCAACAACTTTACAGCATGACCAATGTGACTGTCCACGTGCTGGATGCCAACGACAACTTTCCTGAGTTTTACTACCCCACTGAGACGAATAACTCGAAAACGATTTACCACACAGATTACGTTGGTACCTTAATTACCATCATATCAGCCCATGACAAAGACCGCGGGGAAAATGCTACCATCACCTTTAAGATTGTCAGCGGTAATCCCAAGAACTTGTTCCAAATTCACCAAACAACTGGTGAAATTTTTGTTGTGAATGATATGAGTGAGCAGGATAtcaaaaaacatgtattgtcTATATCTGCCTCGGACCAAGGAACACCACCGAAGGAACAGTTGACAAAGTTTATTATTGACGTAGAGCTGGGCAATGAATCTCTTCCTCTCAGCACTGCTTCCACGGAGGACGAGCCCATGTTCGACAACTTAATCATCGGTGTCACCATCGCCATTACGACTGTGCTCCTCGTCCTCATCATCACGGTTATAATAATTCTGGTGAAGAGGCAGGCCAAGCGTCATCCTGCATATCCACGTGCAGAATCCCAACACATGATGGCTTACGGAGACAACGGGTTTGGAGTTACCAACCCTCCCCAACCCATATCAACAACAGTCCCCATGCCACTACCTGGCGATGTTTCTCGCCAAGTCAACTATTCCTTGGTCAACGAGACGCACAACTCCGTCCCTAGCAATACCTGTTCTACATTCAAGGGAGAGAACTCCATACCGTCCTTGGGCCAGAGCTCCATCCAG ATTCCGCGGGCCTGCAGCTCTATGTTAACTGTGAACGGTCAGTCCCCAGGGAGAGTTGAGACTGTGTTAACAGGCACATCTGGGCCATCACTGAGTTACGCCACAGCGGGCTCCTCCCCCCACCGATCAAGTCTCAGGAGCAGTAATCACTCAATGCACAGGTGGTCGGATGACCTGCAGCCAAACCCTTATCCCGGCAAACAG GCTGTGGATGTCAACAGATATGAGGACCACAGCGACCTGTCAGGGGATATAACCAACAGTGACAGTGGTCGAGGCGGGAGCGAGGAAGAGTTACCTGCCCCTACTAAACCAGATCTACCTCTACATGCTG AAGCAGCTGGATTTCCCAAAGTTCACCAAAAACCCAAGAAAAGGGTGCAGCTAATAGACCCAGCTTTTACAGAAGAACCGAATAGTCATCAACGGGTCAACAAATGGATGGCTGAACACGACCCAAGGAGTGCTTACTACCAAATCAACGTGGATTCTTACGGGAACTACCCATTCCCATGTGATAGTGCTCACGTAGTGCCAAGCTCTGGGGCCGTGTCTCCGTTAGAACTAAAAGAGTACTCAAATTACATGCCTCCATCTATTCTGAAAAGTTCTCCTCGGCATAAAAGCAATATGAGGACATTTACCGGGGGTCGACAGGATGACTGTCACCTCTCGTCACATAGTGCTCTACCCCCCGACACAATCGCCATAAAAACGAATGCTTACAGTCCACATGACTGCTACAGGGTGGGAGGCATGTACTCCAGGCCTAGATCAGTTCTGGACGATGACAGTGATATCGTCACAGACAGTGTACGTGATGACGATGACGGGGACACGACAACGTCTGGAAGCTACGTCATAGATGCTGACGAACTATGCAGAGAAATCAATGAACTCTTCTTCAGTGACATTCCACAAAGCATTGACATTTGA